CAAGGTTATATGACGACAACAAAATGATTATAATATTTCAAATTAGTTATATCAAATAATGAGGGGTCCAACAAGATAAAAtaaataggttttttttttatcagttaCATGTGCATATCTATTAAATTTTCAAGAGCTGCTAAATGGGGGTAGTCCTCCCTCATCTCTTTTGCAGTTTGATGAGTACAACTTATACGAATCTAGTATGATGGAGTAGCATCTCTACTGTTTATATGTAGAGTCATCCAATTCTGTACATCATACAAAGTGAACATATATATATGCCTGCTTTGCTTTTGCAGTGTATGATTCCAAAATCCATTAATACTTGTGCTAGGAATTGAAGGACAAATAATGGGGGAGAGTTAGCTTTGCATAAATAGGAGACCAGGGATGTAGTGTAGTTGTTCATTTAGCAGTATGGACCTAATTCTGGGTTTTGCTGTGGTACATGCATCTATTGGTACGTGTGAAGATTCGAGGtgagaataaaaaataagaagaatTATATCTCATTAATCTGTTCTTTGATCTATCTGGAATCTATCTTCTTTGTTTGCCTTGGCTTCAGCCTTATTCCTTGAGCAAGCCAGCAAAGCTGGACCATAGGGAATTGTGAATCTCTATTTTACTTTAGTCTGCATCATTGTTATGTGATTCTCAAATCTATGAACAATTATGCATAGAAGAATACATTGATGTCATTAAATAACACAGCCTAAATCCACATACATGCATGCATTCTTTATAGCAAAATGTATTGGCACTCATCATATAAGATAcgcataattatttgttattattattattattttgccaAACTCATCATTCTATTCCTACGTTATGTTCAGATTTTCTTAGATTTAATTTGCTTATCCAATCAATTTTGTAATTAGGGTTCAAGTGTatatttactaatttttagcTTTTTGgggggatttttttttaaaaaaaatatgttagAAATAAGGGGCCCAGCAAGTCAACCAATCAAGCTTCATTTTGAAAACgagtttcttttttctttcactttcaaaaagagtgtgtaggattggaccatAGCTGTTATCTTAGATAGAATAAAAGTCCTCCTAGAGTTTCTTTGTTTAGGTATTACCAAGTATTCCAGTTGGCTTATGTACAAATTGATGCCTCAATCTTATGGAAAATTGGAAATCATTGACTCTGGCAGTACTGCATTTTAAGGGTTAGATAACAATATCTTAGTAGTAGTTATTGTGAAATTGACACTTTAACATTATTAAAAGCTTAGTTTtgcaatattttaaaattattataaaaaattcgagttttattatatataataatatattttaataaataatttattttaaatttaataaaattataattttaaccataTTTTTTATccgttataaaaaaataaataaattattattttatattacagTATTAGTGATAGATAGATGCTTGAGTTTTCaaactattaatatttatttataattataacttAAGTATATAAAATGATTTTGCGTAGCATTCTTTTCAATATAATATTGTATTTGTACTTAATAAATCTTAATAGATGAAATGTTGCACTCATTTAGAAagccatttaaatttaaaatgtaaaatacaGGCAAAGGCAATTAAAAATCCCAAGTCATAAATTTAGACATCATTTTCAGACAACTAATCAAGGACCAAAAAGGAATGGGTACAAAATCTAAAGAGAGGGTGGAATGGGCTTAGCTGCGTTCCACACTCGCatagaagaaaaggaaaaactgTAGGGGACCAATGAGTGTAATATAAATGCAAGATAGCTAGCAATGGCAGTCTACAATGGACAGCCAGCAAGCAAACAAAAGAGATAGTTTTGTCGTATTCTAATTGGTATTTCAAACAAAACGGTTTGGTTTGGTTTAGCTTTGGCACTCAAATTCCTCGTTCCCTCCCAGAACTGGATTGTGGATTTGGTTATTGGTCATCTTCTGCAGAAAGTTTGAGATTTTCTAAtgataaaaaaactaaaattaatggCTGCTACTCGTTTCTTTGTGTGGTTAGGTTGCTCTAACTGATTTGATTTCACATGTAATATATTTCTCTCTTTTGCCAGTTGTTCCTCTTCTTTCACTTTCTAcatctcttccttccttttattCGAAGTATGTTTAAAGTACTTAATCCACTCAAAAACATTTCGCTCAATTTCAAAGTGTTGAATTCGATGCCTGTTCCGTTGTTATAagctttaaataatatttaacatggtaaataataataataataataataataataataataataaacaggGTCTTTatctatgtatatatataaaaaaatttattatttaatatctgaatattactattattaataaattaattttttatttttaaaaatttattaaaatatttttatcttttttttaacaaaatactCATTCcgtttaattttacttttaaaaatataataaaatatcaaattactCTCTTTTCCAACCCTTCTTCAAttatttctctttctcttttgcttcattaattttcaattttaacccTTCTTCAAttatttctctttctctttttcttcattaattttcaattttttttcttctttttaaaaaaacagAAGAAGGAAGCGATTCTTCTTATTTTTCGTTATCATTTTCTtctacttttttattattatttttttttaccatctttttcttttttatcatcattatttttttctttgtttttttaagGAAAAGGAGGATGAGCTATTTTATCagcagaaaaaaataataattatattttaataaatttaagaaaagataaaaatattttaatagacttatgaaaatataaatactaacttgttaataatgataatattcagggattaaataaaaaaattttatttgaagtaaaaataaattttaaaatttttctgttTTATCTCTAATCTATTTAATGGAATAGAGTTCgaaaagattattttattaattatgaaaaaaaataaaaatattttaataaatttttaaaatatgaaaactgatttattaataatgttaatacatattaattaaatagtaaatttttcatatatatatatatatataatattagttttcatattttatctctaataatataattattttctatattatatctaaatttaaacatacaataaattaagaataaaatttcaaggatgtataaattaagataaaattttagatatattatttttttcaaataatttaagaTTAACTatgcattaaattttaaatttgatgttAAAAGAATTCTCAAATTtcctttatttatattaaattatttgtatattttttgaaataaacaGTGTATGTATTTTTGTTTTCTTAACTTAGATATTATTATAAGCTAATTTAGGTGGATGAAGCAAACTAAAACGCACGTAGCAGTGGGCAACCAGAAGGGTAAggatgagcagtattcggttcaaaccgaaaaaatcaaccgaaccgaccgaatgctcacctctACGGAAAAGAGGAACGAAATCAAGatcaagattaaaaaaaaaaaaaaaacaagtgaAATTAAGACCGCATAAACTATACTtagaagaaaaatattataattataagcgGCATGGACACGTGCAGTAAACAAagggaaaaataaaatgatgagACATGGGATCGTGAATGTGGAGAACATGAATCTTAGGATTTAGTCGGCGAAAGAGTTAGAAACAAGCTGTCTTCTACTTCCCATGCAGACGCGACATCTCAAACTTCTCCATTACTCTGGTTCCCACCACCTCACTACCCTTGTCTTCCCTCTCTCTTCCTTCCTTTATAACTAACCTACTTTTTCATCaacttatatatttaaaaaccaAACCCTAATTTGCATGATGCCAATAACACCTCTGTGAATTTAGGTAACATTTAATATTTTGatcataatatttaaaaattgaggAAATGTATCATGAAATCATAATCTAAGTTGCAACTACTAAAACAATATAtccaaattctattttttaaagaatttaaataagaaaattaaacataatttaAACCATAAAATGGCATCCACAATTATATAttctaatatataaaaaaataaatttaattaggcTAGTGTtattttcattacataacacCAACTGCCTTCCCGTAAACTTAGTTACACTCTATTGCCAAGTGCCAACCATGCTGCTCTCTTATCTCTCAGTTAGTTTTATATTACATCTCTACTACTAATACCACACACACATCACTGATATTTTCTTCCTACATTAAATATCCGATTTAATTAGGCTCCACCACTCGTCCACTCCTCCTTACACCGATCTGCTGCAGTCGGCCTTACCCAACCCCACTCTCCGATTAGCCAGATCAAACTCCACCCATAGATTCTGCTGATGAAAGTTCCCTATTATGTTACTCGCTGTACCTAACATCTCTGACCGGCCAATCCCTACGCAGTGGACTCCTCCTCCCACATCAGCTAGCACCTTCTCTTTATCGATCACAATTTCTACTCCCTTCTCGAATTCCAACACCATACTTCCTATTAGCCGTCCGATCTCCATTGGATTCCCGTCGAAGCACATGTCTGATACTCCTCCATACACGTAATTCTTCTTTAACTTTGATCCCGCCAGTCTCAGTATCTCTTCTCTTACTTTATGATAAGCCTCGTCCACTAAGTATGTGAACTCGGAGCCTGAATCGATCATTGTTTGACCCGATCCACTAGAATCAGGCCGGAAAACTGATGCTGAGATGTTTAATCTCTTGTTGCCGATCCTTATTCCTTGCATTGGAACGGTGTATGCTAGAGGGTCCAAATTTGGTGAGCTTGTTTGACTTGGAGTAAAAGTCAAAAGGCTAATGTATTGAAACCCGCCTGAATTTGGATTTTCTCCCAAGTAAAATGACCCTGTTGATGGCAACCCGGTCCGAGTTTGGCGTGTTGGCACGCAATATGAGAATTTTGATATTTTGGCTTGGGAAGCAAATGAGCGCCGTCCAAGATTCATTCCCAAAATACCCTTGTCATCGCTGGAGTCCTGAGAGCAACCCAGGATGAGAGGAGGGGTGCTTTGGGAACTAGAAAATGTGAATTTTTCTCTGACGAGACTGCCCTCAGCAAAGGTACCATCAGCGTAGAAGTAAGAATAGTGGCATAAACGGTTCTGGTCGCAAGAAGTAGGGAGGGTAAAATCGGGAATTCTCGGCTTGCAAAGAGGGTGAGTGCATGGTAAAacggagaaggaggaggagagagAAGGATCAAACGCCGCCGTAGGAGGAGGCTTCTTAGGAGTCTTGTTATGGCACTGAATCCAGGAGAGCTGGCTACCAGTGTCCAAAACCATTTGCTGGGTCTGAGGAGGAGTCCCAATTGGAAGAGAGACGATCAAGGCCATGGAGTACTTGAAGGTGGATCTGTAGTTATAGGGTGAGGTTTTGATTGGTGGGTTCTGCTTGATTTGCGAGACAAAAGAAGAGTAAAACGAAGGGGAGGTGTTTGGAGAAGGAGGGAGAGAAGTGAGAGGGAAAGAGAAGGAAAGAGAGGTGGAGTTGTGTTGGGCATCTTGAGCAGagagggaaaaaaaagaaaagaagagaaggaaaAGGAGGAAGAGAGCCATGGCGTTGCTGGTGAGTGATGGGCAGTGCGAAGGTGAGAGTTGTATTTATACGACATTTTGAGATGATAAACGccaaaagaggaaaaaaaaaaaaagaaaaaaagaaaaaaggtagACGCGTTTTCTTAATTGAATGGTTAGATATTATTATGATGGGGATGGAGAAGGAGGGTAGTTTAATTGCAGGAGTTAGATTCTGATGTAAAATCGTTTCTGCTAGTGTTATTGCAATATGTATGGGCGAATTTTCAATCATTCATTTTCGCTTTTGCCATGAAAAAATAATACCCTCCTTTTCTTCTTACCTCATTACATGACTGGAATAGGTTGGATCAAATTCAAtatatttataagaaaataattcaaaaaaattataaaattatatgatttttttaaataattttttcacattaaatttaattatttttaattttattttaaataagaaatcaaaaattaaattaaattgatttttaaaattattgatcacaaataaaatataaatagttagaatataatattaaatgatttattttatatataagcaatttaatcatttatataaatatcaataccctctttataattttaaaacaaattgTTTAAACAGATTAAAAGCGCAATATTATgactattttataataaaacagGAAACTAAAAgctgtaaaatttaaaaaattagttaatgaaattatgaaattaaatatcacaataaaaaaaaacttctgCATTTAAAATTTACGTGCAAGATGCATGACACGATATCATAAAGATTATattctttatattaattaatcgctcccataatatttttttttatcatttccaTATAAAAAATTTGGCCTTTTCATGTGTTAGATTTCATAAAACAccgaaattaatattttttttctaacgttaaataaaatatttaagaaagtGTCAATATTTAatacaaatattatttaaaaaatccaaTCACTCGATTATGTTGGAGTCAGACACCACACATGCAAGTCGTATGTTTGAGTTAaatacaattaaataaaaaattgaaaaagaaattaatatttatcgtgcggattaaaaagaaaagaaaaacattaAATAGTTGATGCGTGCAAATGGGGCAGGCATTAACGAGTGGATTGATGTCTTCTGGAGTAGTAATAAAGACTCTCCGAATATCACTATTGAGTACAGAGGTTGGTGTCCCTTGTTGCTTCGTACTCAACACTCAAACCAGCTGGCCTCCATAATACTTCCACTTCAGAAAAAACATTGCAGTTCCAAATTTTTTACTTCTTCCATTTCCATTGCATAAAAAAGTCtttaaattgtaaataattaaCTTTCTAGAAGTTAAATTGAGAGTTAGAGTACATGCATTGGCTTTGTCATTCTCGTATGAAATTAATctaaaattcataatatatCAGGCTATGCTTATCCTACGATATTCCAAGCCATTGCAAGTGCATGAAGAACAGATAATGTTCTTTCTGTTGGATCCTAAAAATGACCACCAATGAGTTTGCTTCTTTTGTTAGATAAATGTCTCGTCTGTTGTCCCACCAAGAAAGAAACAAACAAACCACGACCTGTTCCTCTATCGGTAATGAACATAAAGCTATATAATAGCAAAATTGTACGACAGAAATTGTATGGATTAGCCTGTCTACTGGTCCAATCCGGCTTGGTTCTGGACTTGGTGTGGCCATGTCTTCAGCTCGTTCTGATTCCTAACGGTTTGGTGCTCGTAAAGCTCTTTAAAGCCGCtacctattttcttttttaaaaaaagttataaaCAGTTTGAATTGGTATGGTTTAAGGGATTTCCAAATAGAAAGTTCTAAAGTTCGAAGTTTGAACACTTTTTCCTTGGAACAAAATTCTTATTTAGAGTGTTTCCTCcttaataatcaaattaatttagcagcatcttcattcttgccactaaaggaaaaaaaaaattaaggttaAATTTCATTAGACATATTTCAAGATTTCACGATAGAATGACGTAAGTGATATGTCCAAAATTAGGACTATAATCATTCACCTGCATGAAAAGGTGAAACCTATagtaaaagagaaaaagaaaaaaaaaatgaagaactCAGGATTGATCAAAGACAAAGTAGAAAAAGCTGACACGATATGTGATAAGAAAGTGATGAGTGAAATTGTGAATTGCTCACGGATTATATTTGATTCAAAGGATTAGTGATGAAAAAGATCACGAGATGTCTGATCAACTAACTCTCAGTGGCTGttttatagatattaaataCTCGGACAAACTTTATATCATGTACTAAAGATATCAAACACTTTCAGTTGTTGCTTTCtttcattatataaaatatcgTAGCCTAGAGATCTAGCCTTGCTTACATGCATAATATATCTTACTTGTGTTCCTCTTTTATGATGGGACACTGTGTGAGACATCATGGTTTGTCATTATTAAGAAGAGAACACACAATTTCCGTTCTAGGCCAATACGTGCACATGCAAAACATATGCACACCGCTAATCGCTCACAATTAAGATAACAACGGCTGAAATACTTacgaaaatgaaaaaaaaaatgctttttttttaaaaaatttttatcattGATGATAAAAGTGTGAAAATGAGTGATTATGTTAATTTACTCGTTACAAGGTcatatttattctaaaattttattattattgataaatttatttacccactattataaaaataaatttaaaatagtgattataaattatttttttatatattttaactgtaattataatttaatagcaACGGTTTGAAATCCACTACATTTATCTTTACTTTACTGTTAagtataagataataatttaattatttattcgcAACAAATAAAAAACGTgattaaaatgataattttattaaatataaaattaacttttgcttaaggtatattattatatatagtataaaaagtgaattttctttattatagttttaaatcgctattaaattattgttttaatagtattaaaataataattttacgaGTACCGTTGtttcaacattaaaatataatagtgaTTGATgtgtgatttttaattttagggaGAGATTATATAGATAAAGTAATACCCGATTGTTcggtgctttttttttttgaaactttttatttaatgtaaacaaaaaaaaagtattgattattgaaaaaaaaaataataatttggtTTTAGTATCACTCTCATATTCATCATGAGAAGGGgggaaaagaaattaaatgctgCTGCTAACTTTTCTTGTGATCATATATATGAGCTTATGTATACATTTGACCCCTTTAACATGATCAATAGCTTTTCTTTTAGGCGCAAATTTTCTGCCATAATTAGAGAAAAGAAAtggttattaatttatatatatatatatatatataaagaaaaaataggATAACAATCAGGTTACTGCTAGATTTTagagtttaaataataatattactgtaataattatgaaattgttactttaataatattaaaataatagtttgatatcagtttaataaaaaaattattttatatttaataaaattataattttaatagtattttttatttactgtGAAAAAATAATCAAACTGTTACATTATAGGTGAAGGTTTACGAATCCGTATATGCAACACAATAATATATTGATACGTGAAATCGTCTTGCAACTAAGACTGAAAGGCTTTTTAATGTTTGAAGATGGACTCCAAGAACGCATAAATTGTCTTCCTCTGTGTGATGTTTTCATAGGAAAGTTGTTGGGCCATTGAGTTTCATGCAAGGTTTTATGTTGGTTGTTCAGTTTCAGCCCAAAAAAAGATGGGCTCATCCTCACGTAAATATCAGGCTCCTCGCATAAGGGCTCATCTCTCTACCGTTTGCGCGATCCGATTGGAAACAACAAACAAGAGCGtcttcattttcattttttgttaaactaataaaatagtaatttcttgaaaaaaaaaaaaaaaaaaactcaacgcAATATAATAATGGTTTTTCTTTCGTCCTTTTTTCGATCCTTCTACTTCAAACTCAAACGGTGACTCGGTGCTTAGAGCTCAGTCCAAATTAGCGAGCGGAGCTCACCTTTTCATACGCGAGAGAAGTCGTCAGGTATGTTTCCATATTCTTCTTCTTTCGGTTGATCTTGATCTCATTTTCCATGTATAATCTTCTATCTAGAATCTTGCTTAAAATTCATGAGTATTCTCAAATGTGTTTGGACTTGTTATCTTCATTCTCTTGCTTGATCTAAATTTTCTTGATTATGTTTTTCCATCctcttttacaatttatcatgtttgcaGTTTTTGCTAAGGGTGCTAAGCCAAACCAAGAAACAGGATAGATTATGTAAATTGGCTGGTTCTAATAGCTTAATGCTAGAGTAACTCACATGTCCTACACTTCGTGAAGCACAGAATTCAGTATATTGTTGACTTTTATCATTTGCATTTGGCAGCTCTTGATTAATATCCTTTAACTGAGACCAGGCTATGCTCAACCTCCATTTGAGCAAGCCACAATAGAGTTAAGACTCTTTTTTATGATTTAGCCTGATTGAAGTCAATACAAGCTGttaaagtgtttttttttttgtacttGGTGCATAAACAAGAACTTGTAGAACAACTCAAATTAGCTTCAAGCCAAATTGCTTTCAGATATCTGTGtcataatcatcataaatgACATCTAACCCATTTAACCATGGTTTTGATTTTGACATAGTTTATGGTCCAATCTCAAATTCTTCTGCCTGATTCTGAGTGTATGTGTGTGTGAAAGAGTTCATTTTTCCTGTTTCTCCTATTTGCATATTTTGGGATCACATGCTTTGCCCATCTGATCATGTCCCATTTTTTCTTGGATCCATTGAGTGTCATATTTTCTAATTTAGCATGAAGATTGTGTCTGGGATTAGGGAAGTTTTGTTTGAAGAAACAAGTGATTTTAGAAAGACCAAGGTGCATAATAACTAATAAGTGGACTGTTGAGTGTTGACTAATTAAGTAATCAATACACAACTATGAAATTGAGTTTTGCACATTAGTTGTTCATGTTGACCAAGTGTGTTGCAGCTTTAGTTAAAGAATAGGGAAGACTCCATGGTACTTCCGGGTGTGGAACATATGAAACATCTTAATATGGTTTATCCAAATGGAACAAATTTTGCTCCTTTTGGGAGGTTGGATGTTTGGGTATTAGAAAACTGATGAGCTTTAATCAATCTCTTCATGTTGCTCCCCATttagaagagaaaaaagaaagtgGATGATGATAAACTAGGATATTATTTGCTGAACTATTCACTCTGACAATGAACTTGGCAGCATCATTTTCTTTACTATCATCATTATTGCCTCAAAAAATAGGAACAATGGAGATGTAATTTAAGATATTGAGGAGCTTTTAGTGATCTAGGAGTTTGGTACAGTATCTGCTTTTTTGCTATAGTTTCCTGTTGCAGTATATAGGAGTACTATATCAAAGGATAGCTCGTCTTTGAAGCCGAGTCCTATGAGATCTGTCTACAGAAGGCTGTTGATGGGATTTACTACTACCCTTTTTATCTGAAGAACAGTTTGGCATATTTAGGCACATCTGAAATTTTGCATCACTTCTTAGGACAACTGGTtttgtttgcactcttaccactgAAATTGTAAAGATATGTAAAACATTTTCTGCTAATTCACATGTATATAGTTTCTTTAGTTATTCCCTAGAGGTTGTTCTTTGGATGTTGATTTAGGGTAATTGTTTGGATCTCTTGTAATGAAGGCACGAGGCACTCCATTAACTTTTCCTGATATTGTTCAACAAGTATTTCCTTCCTGTTCCACCAAGTTAAAATTACCATTACTTCTACTTTAATCTGAATCATTGGAGCAGTCATTTTGTTGCttgaaataaaatctaaaaccaCGATAAAGCTTGGCATGTAAAAGCCAATGGAGCTTATGAGAgtattaacattttttttttcttgattctttCACCAGGATAAACACGGGAGAgcatataattttcatttacaTCTCTGAAGAGTTGGgagtttttctttttgggaTGGATCCAGTCAGGGTAGTGCATAACGGTGGATGTCATTGTGGAAGAGTGAGATGGCGAGCTCAAGCACCAAGCAGTGTTGTAGTTTGGAAGTGCAACTGTTCTGATTGCTCCATGAGGGGAAACGTCCACTTCATTGTCCCTTCTAAAAGGTTTGAGCTTCTTGGAGATTCCAAACAATACCTCACAACATATACTTTTGGTACACATTCAGCTAAGCATACATTCTGCAAGGTCTGTGGCATCACTTCATTCTACACTCCTCGTTCAAATCCAGATGGAGTTGCAGTTACATACAGATGTGTGGATCCAGGAACGCTCACCCATGTTGAAATCAAGCATTATGATGGCCAAAATTGGGAGGGCTCATACAACGAAACTGATATTGCTTCATGTTCAAAGATAGATGTGGCTGTTTGATTAAGTGCATGTTTTAGTCACTGGTAGATATTATATGCTTGCGTGAAACTCGCAGGTTGTTATTGTGAGCATAGAATAACAAGACAATACATGGGCGAAATTTATAATCACAGCTCTGTACTATTTATTTGGTAGTAATACTCTTGGTGCTAATGTGCAAAATGTATTTACAAtgggtaaattt
The Manihot esculenta cultivar AM560-2 chromosome 1, M.esculenta_v8, whole genome shotgun sequence genome window above contains:
- the LOC110599930 gene encoding aspartic proteinase PCS1, whose amino-acid sequence is MALFLLFLLFFSFFSLSAQDAQHNSTSLSFSFPLTSLPPSPNTSPSFYSSFVSQIKQNPPIKTSPYNYRSTFKYSMALIVSLPIGTPPQTQQMVLDTGSQLSWIQCHNKTPKKPPPTAAFDPSLSSSFSVLPCTHPLCKPRIPDFTLPTSCDQNRLCHYSYFYADGTFAEGSLVREKFTFSSSQSTPPLILGCSQDSSDDKGILGMNLGRRSFASQAKISKFSYCVPTRQTRTGLPSTGSFYLGENPNSGGFQYISLLTFTPSQTSSPNLDPLAYTVPMQGIRIGNKRLNISASVFRPDSSGSGQTMIDSGSEFTYLVDEAYHKVREEILRLAGSKLKKNYVYGGVSDMCFDGNPMEIGRLIGSMVLEFEKGVEIVIDKEKVLADVGGGVHCVGIGRSEMLGTASNIIGNFHQQNLWVEFDLANRRVGLGKADCSRSV
- the LOC110619292 gene encoding centromere protein V is translated as MDPVRVVHNGGCHCGRVRWRAQAPSSVVVWKCNCSDCSMRGNVHFIVPSKRFELLGDSKQYLTTYTFGTHSAKHTFCKVCGITSFYTPRSNPDGVAVTYRCVDPGTLTHVEIKHYDGQNWEGSYNETDIASCSKIDVAV